Proteins found in one Alteromonas macleodii genomic segment:
- the tusA gene encoding sulfurtransferase TusA yields the protein MASDFDSAFSAASQHLDALGLRCPEPVMMVRLNIRKLADGETLSVTADDPSTARDIPSFCRFMDHTLIASQTETLPYQYVIKKGRA from the coding sequence ATGGCATCTGATTTTGATAGCGCCTTTAGCGCAGCAAGTCAGCATCTAGACGCACTAGGCTTACGTTGCCCGGAGCCGGTGATGATGGTGCGTTTAAATATTCGTAAGCTGGCCGATGGGGAAACCTTATCGGTCACGGCTGACGACCCATCAACGGCAAGAGATATTCCTAGCTTTTGCCGTTTTATGGATCATACATTGATAGCGTCTCAAACAGAGACTTTGCCTTACCAATATGTTATTAAAAAAGGGCGAGCTTAA
- a CDS encoding helix-turn-helix transcriptional regulator yields MMVRLTGEQRKETLAQLEDDLANNIIGIGELVKQVRTQLYGMTQTQYAKFIKVSDKTLRDIEKGNTDPRVSVLNKILAPGGFQLSVRSVRRDI; encoded by the coding sequence ATGATGGTTAGGTTGACGGGTGAACAACGAAAAGAAACTTTAGCTCAGCTTGAAGATGATCTTGCAAACAATATTATCGGCATAGGCGAACTAGTAAAGCAAGTTCGTACCCAACTTTATGGCATGACCCAAACACAGTACGCGAAATTTATTAAGGTGTCTGATAAAACATTGCGCGATATCGAGAAAGGGAATACCGATCCTCGCGTCTCGGTACTAAATAAAATTTTAGCGCCTGGTGGTTTTCAACTTTCTGTTCGATCAGTTCGCCGCGATATATAA
- a CDS encoding TonB-dependent receptor has product MTHKTPHKSKIATSLSLILGTALSSGVVSPVAAQDSDSDIEVIQVSGIRSSVQESMGIKRDSSGVVDAISAEDIGKFPDTNLAESLQRITGISISRNNGEGSQVTARGFGPDFNMVTLNGRTMPGSALPGGGGTPNSRAFDFSDLASESVRAVEVYKTGRASIATGGIGATVNIRTARPFDAADNGITASVGAKALHDTTNRVGDDVTPELSGFINYLNDDNTFGVTFTGSFQQRDSAAQGAFVNQWRVNPFDGTVPQSPDPANPDSGDPVVLNNAPAMGQLFAIPSDLRYYMADRERERTNAQLTFQFAPSEKMTATLDYTYSKQDLYEARAEQSIWMDDRYFAELTFDDEAVKTPILISQERRDLLPRDLGLALQELNQVNENKSIGLNLEYFVNDDFTLVFDLHNSSAEGRPDAPYGTWTNLGLGANVVKGQGVDFSGDFPVMFVDFDDAARDNLNGNGVLDQDDVGTSILDMNFSSQDTEITQARLDGSYTMDTGGINFGIESRSMESTSLQSLTRHTMGNWGIENPGELPSGSLTPLDLASEFDDFNTDGMFSQGFTGSVAEIGAFAAQQYGFDLVANNPFATNRTIEEDITAVYFELDLSGELNGMEYNLLTGVRYENTDVTSIANISLPSGIAWEGNNDFNVRFGSEMEDVEVEASYDHVLPALDFDIEIIENVIARFSYSKTIARPTYNNLSAAASVSPQSGPTLLTDSITATASSGNPSLIPLESDNLDLSVEYYFDETSYVSVGFYDKRVKNFIGNEQVEENVFGLRDVTNGPRAEAARAELEARGIPVNDTSLFNMVAAIENGIEYDSLTDEQFEQQFDILPNSDDPLITFINSKPVNNKAANIYGFEVAAQHFFGDSGFGVLANYTSVKGDIGFDNEAAPSITQFALVGLSDTANLVFMYEKDALQARIAYNWRDKFLDTTSQYINEPGYTEAYSQIDLSISYDITEDLTVAFEGINITEENIRRHGRTSAMLWNLDEFGARYALSARYTF; this is encoded by the coding sequence GTGACACACAAAACACCACACAAAAGTAAAATCGCAACAAGCTTGTCGTTAATACTGGGAACCGCATTAAGCAGTGGCGTTGTGTCACCGGTCGCCGCACAAGATTCGGACAGCGATATTGAAGTGATTCAGGTATCCGGTATCAGAAGCAGTGTTCAAGAGTCGATGGGAATAAAGCGTGACTCGTCGGGCGTTGTCGATGCCATTTCAGCGGAAGACATCGGAAAGTTTCCAGATACGAACTTAGCTGAATCCCTTCAGCGGATAACAGGTATCTCAATCAGTCGAAATAATGGTGAAGGTAGCCAAGTCACTGCCCGTGGTTTTGGACCTGATTTTAACATGGTCACCTTAAACGGTAGGACCATGCCAGGCTCTGCTTTACCTGGAGGCGGCGGGACGCCAAATTCTCGTGCGTTCGATTTTTCTGACCTTGCTTCTGAAAGTGTGCGGGCAGTGGAGGTGTATAAAACGGGCAGAGCGAGCATTGCCACGGGAGGTATAGGTGCAACGGTTAACATTCGAACTGCTCGCCCATTTGATGCAGCAGACAACGGTATAACTGCTAGTGTTGGTGCTAAAGCCTTGCACGATACAACAAATCGCGTGGGTGATGATGTTACGCCAGAACTGTCAGGATTTATTAATTATCTTAATGACGATAATACATTTGGCGTCACATTTACGGGCTCTTTCCAGCAGCGCGACAGTGCAGCACAAGGTGCATTTGTTAATCAATGGAGAGTAAACCCTTTCGATGGAACTGTTCCTCAATCTCCAGACCCAGCGAACCCAGACAGCGGTGACCCTGTTGTATTAAATAATGCGCCAGCTATGGGACAACTGTTTGCTATTCCTTCTGACCTTCGTTACTACATGGCAGACCGAGAGCGTGAGAGAACCAATGCACAGCTAACGTTCCAATTTGCGCCCTCAGAAAAAATGACGGCTACGCTTGATTATACTTATTCGAAACAAGATCTTTATGAAGCACGTGCTGAACAGTCAATTTGGATGGACGATAGGTATTTCGCTGAGCTAACTTTCGATGATGAAGCAGTTAAAACACCAATATTAATTTCACAAGAGCGCCGTGATTTGCTTCCTCGCGATTTAGGCCTAGCGCTACAAGAACTTAACCAAGTAAACGAAAATAAATCGATTGGCCTAAACCTTGAGTACTTCGTTAACGATGACTTTACGCTGGTTTTTGACCTTCATAACTCGTCAGCTGAAGGCCGCCCAGATGCCCCTTATGGGACGTGGACAAACTTAGGGCTAGGTGCAAATGTGGTTAAAGGGCAAGGCGTCGACTTTAGCGGCGATTTCCCTGTTATGTTTGTTGATTTTGACGATGCCGCGCGGGACAACTTGAACGGTAACGGCGTGTTAGATCAAGATGATGTGGGCACGTCAATTTTGGATATGAACTTTTCATCGCAAGATACTGAAATTACTCAAGCCCGTCTTGATGGGTCTTATACGATGGACACAGGAGGCATTAACTTTGGTATAGAGTCGCGTTCTATGGAAAGTACATCGCTTCAGTCACTAACGCGCCACACCATGGGTAATTGGGGTATAGAAAACCCTGGTGAATTGCCTTCAGGCTCGCTAACTCCGCTCGATTTAGCAAGCGAATTTGATGACTTCAATACCGATGGTATGTTTTCTCAAGGTTTTACTGGGAGCGTGGCTGAGATTGGTGCATTTGCAGCGCAGCAGTATGGTTTTGACTTAGTTGCTAACAACCCGTTTGCTACCAACAGAACTATTGAAGAAGATATTACCGCCGTTTACTTCGAGCTAGACTTATCGGGCGAATTAAACGGAATGGAATATAACCTTCTGACCGGTGTACGCTACGAAAATACCGATGTTACTTCAATTGCAAATATTAGTTTGCCCAGCGGTATAGCATGGGAAGGAAATAACGATTTCAATGTACGCTTCGGTAGTGAAATGGAAGACGTTGAAGTGGAAGCCAGCTATGACCATGTGCTTCCTGCGTTAGACTTCGATATTGAAATTATTGAAAATGTGATTGCTCGATTCTCTTACAGCAAAACAATTGCGCGCCCTACCTATAACAATCTAAGTGCTGCTGCGTCAGTGTCGCCGCAAAGTGGACCTACCCTGCTTACCGATAGTATTACTGCAACGGCGAGTTCTGGTAACCCATCTTTGATACCGCTTGAGTCTGATAATTTAGACCTATCTGTTGAGTACTATTTCGATGAAACAAGCTATGTGTCGGTGGGCTTTTACGACAAGCGGGTGAAAAATTTCATAGGTAATGAACAAGTTGAAGAGAACGTATTCGGCCTAAGAGATGTGACAAATGGCCCTCGCGCAGAAGCTGCGCGTGCAGAGTTAGAAGCCCGTGGAATACCGGTAAACGATACATCTCTCTTTAATATGGTTGCTGCCATAGAAAACGGTATTGAATATGACTCATTGACCGATGAACAATTTGAGCAGCAGTTCGATATTCTACCGAACAGCGACGACCCTCTCATCACTTTTATCAACTCAAAGCCAGTGAACAACAAAGCCGCAAATATCTATGGCTTTGAAGTAGCTGCGCAACACTTCTTTGGCGACAGTGGTTTTGGTGTGTTAGCGAACTACACGTCTGTTAAAGGTGATATCGGGTTTGACAATGAAGCGGCACCCTCAATTACTCAGTTCGCGCTAGTGGGATTAAGCGACACTGCAAACCTAGTATTCATGTACGAGAAAGACGCGCTTCAAGCTCGTATTGCATACAACTGGCGTGACAAGTTCTTAGACACTACGTCTCAGTATATTAATGAGCCGGGCTATACCGAAGCTTATTCACAAATTGATTTGAGTATCTCATACGATATAACCGAAGATTTAACAGTGGCCTTCGAAGGTATCAATATTACTGAAGAAAATATTCGTCGCCATGGACGCACCAGTGCAATGCTTTGGAACTTGGATGAGTTTGGCGCAAGGTATGCACTAAGTGCTAGATATACATTCTAA
- a CDS encoding YicC/YloC family endoribonuclease, translating into MIYSMTAFARVETKKEWGSAVWEIRSVNQRFLETYFRLPEQFRSLEPVLRERFRKKLARGKVECALRFTANDAAVTKLSLNEELAKQVLHAADWVQSHGQSTGVNPLDVLRWPGVIAAEEADMDTIHGDVMAAFDQALNDFISARATEGEALKGMITQRLDAIEVEAEKVAARMPEIMVWQREKVQTRFEEAKVELDAGRFEQEMIMLAQKVDVAEELDRLNAHVKETRNILKKGGAVGRRLDFMMQEFNRESNTLGSKSISTDITQSAVELKVLIEQMREQIQNIE; encoded by the coding sequence ATGATTTACAGCATGACAGCGTTTGCACGCGTAGAAACCAAAAAAGAGTGGGGCTCAGCCGTATGGGAAATACGCTCGGTCAACCAACGCTTTTTAGAAACCTATTTTCGCTTGCCGGAACAGTTTCGTTCATTAGAGCCAGTTTTACGTGAACGATTCCGCAAAAAGCTAGCGCGAGGCAAAGTTGAATGTGCACTTCGCTTTACTGCTAACGATGCTGCTGTAACCAAGTTAAGTCTAAACGAAGAACTGGCTAAACAAGTGCTTCACGCTGCCGACTGGGTGCAGTCACATGGTCAGTCTACGGGTGTAAACCCACTAGACGTTTTGCGCTGGCCTGGGGTAATTGCAGCGGAAGAAGCCGATATGGATACCATCCACGGTGACGTAATGGCAGCGTTCGATCAAGCGTTAAACGACTTTATCAGTGCTCGCGCTACAGAAGGGGAAGCCCTTAAAGGTATGATCACGCAGCGCCTAGACGCCATTGAAGTGGAAGCTGAAAAAGTGGCCGCACGTATGCCTGAAATCATGGTGTGGCAGCGAGAAAAAGTGCAAACCCGCTTTGAAGAGGCAAAGGTAGAGCTTGATGCAGGCCGCTTTGAACAAGAAATGATCATGCTGGCGCAAAAAGTAGATGTGGCGGAAGAGTTAGATCGTCTGAATGCTCACGTTAAGGAAACCCGCAATATCCTTAAGAAGGGCGGGGCAGTGGGCCGCCGTTTAGATTTCATGATGCAGGAGTTTAACCGCGAATCGAACACGTTAGGTTCAAAGTCTATCAGCACCGACATCACACAGTCAGCCGTTGAACTTAAAGTACTGATTGAGCAGATGCGCGAGCAAATTCAGAATATTGAATAA
- the rph gene encoding ribonuclease PH: protein MRPSGRTASQIRPVTITRQYTCHAEGSVLVEFGNTKVLCNATVEEGVPRFMKGQGKGWITAEYSMLPRATHTRSGREAARGKQGGRTLEIQRLIARSLRAAVDLKLLGENTITLDCDVIQADGGTRTASITGACVALVDALTYMRAKGIIKTNPLKHMIAALSVGIYEGTPIADLEYTEDSEAETDMNIVMTETGKLIEVQGTAEGEPFSFEELDEMLKIGKHGLRELFDIQKAALA from the coding sequence ATGCGTCCAAGCGGCAGAACCGCCAGTCAAATTCGCCCTGTTACAATTACTCGCCAATACACTTGTCACGCAGAAGGCTCTGTTCTTGTAGAGTTTGGTAACACTAAGGTGTTGTGTAATGCGACGGTAGAAGAAGGTGTGCCACGCTTTATGAAGGGCCAAGGGAAAGGCTGGATTACAGCTGAGTACAGCATGCTTCCACGTGCTACTCATACGCGAAGCGGCCGTGAAGCGGCGCGCGGTAAACAAGGCGGCCGCACGTTAGAGATCCAGCGTCTAATTGCGCGTTCACTACGCGCAGCGGTAGATTTAAAACTTCTGGGCGAAAACACCATTACGTTAGACTGCGACGTTATTCAGGCCGACGGCGGTACGCGTACAGCGTCAATTACCGGTGCGTGTGTAGCTCTTGTTGATGCACTTACTTACATGCGTGCAAAAGGCATTATCAAAACTAACCCGCTTAAACATATGATTGCCGCCCTTTCAGTAGGTATTTACGAAGGTACGCCAATCGCTGACCTTGAGTACACCGAAGACTCTGAGGCAGAGACAGATATGAACATCGTAATGACCGAAACCGGCAAGCTGATTGAAGTTCAAGGTACTGCAGAGGGCGAACCGTTCTCGTTTGAAGAGCTTGACGAGATGCTGAAAATTGGTAAGCACGGTTTACGTGAATTGTTCGACATTCAAAAAGCGGCGCTAGCGTAA
- a CDS encoding tryptophan halogenase family protein — translation MAVSGLDSSNNQTPVKNVVIAGGGTAGWMAATALSRLLGKSINVTLVESKDIGIVGVGEATIPPIRTFHKLLGIDEKAFMRATQATFKLGIEFENWREQGHSYIHSFGITGRECWAGEFHHFWLRAKEYGFGGEFGDYCPELIAAKQSKFATSEAMSLNFAYHFDAVAYGRFLKSLACEAGVTHKEGDIEKVDVCPQSGNIQSLQLASGEVVSGDFFIDCTGFKGLLIEQALHTGYDDWQHYLFCDKAVAMQTELTAPPVPYTKSVAHRAGWRWQIPLQERMGNGLVFCSRFMSEEDAINTLKSQVTGAPINEPRVIRFTPGKRRRGWNKNCVALGLSSGFIEPLESTSIHLIMTGLIRLMRLFPFDGITQSAIDEYNNKFDSEMSAILDFIVMHYKVTHREDSPFWQQCQRMEIPPSLKHKLALFAETGRVFLDDGDIFRVDSWTQVLMGQGMTPSQYHRVADEMSEQSLKQFMAGLKQQVDNHVAKLPTHEAFLTQYLK, via the coding sequence ATGGCCGTATCGGGTTTAGATAGCAGTAACAATCAAACGCCCGTTAAGAACGTTGTTATTGCAGGTGGCGGCACTGCAGGATGGATGGCGGCCACAGCGCTGTCACGGCTTTTGGGTAAGTCAATAAACGTTACGTTAGTCGAGTCGAAAGATATTGGTATTGTAGGTGTGGGCGAGGCGACTATTCCGCCTATTAGAACATTTCACAAGTTGCTTGGCATCGACGAAAAAGCATTTATGCGTGCCACACAAGCCACGTTCAAACTGGGTATTGAGTTTGAAAACTGGCGCGAACAGGGTCACAGCTATATTCATTCTTTTGGTATAACCGGAAGAGAGTGTTGGGCTGGCGAGTTTCACCATTTTTGGCTGAGGGCTAAAGAATACGGATTTGGTGGTGAATTTGGTGATTATTGCCCGGAACTTATTGCCGCTAAACAGAGCAAGTTCGCCACATCAGAAGCCATGTCGCTTAACTTTGCCTATCACTTTGATGCCGTTGCCTACGGTCGATTTTTAAAATCGTTAGCGTGCGAAGCTGGGGTGACGCACAAGGAAGGAGATATAGAAAAGGTCGATGTTTGCCCGCAATCAGGCAACATCCAGTCCCTACAATTAGCAAGCGGTGAAGTGGTAAGCGGTGACTTCTTTATAGACTGTACAGGCTTTAAAGGCCTGCTTATTGAACAAGCTCTTCATACTGGATACGACGATTGGCAGCACTATTTATTTTGCGATAAAGCAGTAGCCATGCAAACAGAGCTTACTGCTCCACCTGTGCCATACACCAAAAGCGTGGCACACAGGGCGGGCTGGCGTTGGCAGATTCCACTTCAAGAGCGCATGGGCAATGGATTGGTATTTTGTAGCCGCTTTATGAGCGAAGAGGACGCCATTAATACACTTAAATCGCAGGTAACAGGCGCACCAATTAATGAACCTAGAGTCATTCGTTTTACGCCTGGTAAACGCAGGCGAGGCTGGAATAAAAACTGCGTAGCGCTAGGGCTATCCAGTGGCTTTATTGAGCCACTAGAGTCGACCAGCATCCATCTAATCATGACCGGCCTTATACGCTTAATGCGCCTATTCCCTTTTGATGGCATCACCCAAAGCGCAATCGATGAATACAACAACAAGTTTGATAGCGAAATGTCGGCCATACTCGACTTCATTGTTATGCATTATAAGGTTACACATCGCGAGGACAGCCCTTTTTGGCAGCAATGCCAACGCATGGAGATTCCGCCGTCACTTAAACATAAATTGGCTTTATTTGCCGAAACTGGCCGCGTGTTTTTGGATGACGGAGATATTTTTCGTGTTGATTCCTGGACTCAAGTATTAATGGGCCAGGGCATGACACCAAGCCAGTACCATCGTGTTGCCGATGAAATGAGTGAACAGTCACTTAAGCAGTTTATGGCAGGGTTAAAGCAGCAGGTGGATAACCACGTAGCTAAACTTCCCACGCACGAGGCCTTCTTAACACAGTATTTGAAATGA
- a CDS encoding tryptophan halogenase family protein: MSNSQNQCGLHRVVIVGGGTAGWLAAGVLAAKLSEKHSVTLIESPTVSSIGVGEGSWPSLRDTLLDIGINESEFLTLCQGAFKQGSSFVNWRKGGHHYHHPFTIPTGYNELNIHACWQAFAPDIPYEDAFSLQSTMCAAGKAPKQIATPDYAHVLNYGYHFDATKLVDLLKKHCVNKLSVEHVIGHIASVTSHPNGYIEKVVTECGQEVFGDLFIDCSGNNGLLIDKHFDVPWVPVKCVMLNDRAIALQVPYADNDNEIKSTTVATAQTCGWTWDISLQHRRGTGLVYSSQFTSEEQAKQALIDYVCERYSGANEHELAFRTLSFEPGYRSQFWVKNCLSLGMSSGFVEPLEASAIAMVELGLRMLCEAFPHNKEHMEIVSKRYNTRFAYRWQRVIDFLKLHYVLSDREEPYWVAQRSDASIPESLAELLKLWKYQSPSRLDLIENEEIFPSASYQYVLYGMGFTTLGPPLRLNEKDKRKALQISETLQKTKNTYLQGLPTNNALLKDIANRYYNEQKHLHSYTLRQDYGNACASSEGDRATNLNNNTSSYKKDTSYGRIGFR, from the coding sequence ATGAGTAATTCACAAAACCAATGCGGCCTACATCGGGTCGTCATTGTTGGAGGTGGTACTGCAGGGTGGCTTGCTGCTGGCGTTCTTGCAGCGAAGCTTAGCGAAAAACACTCGGTTACCCTTATTGAATCTCCTACGGTGTCATCCATTGGCGTTGGTGAAGGTTCATGGCCGTCACTTCGCGATACTCTTCTGGATATTGGCATTAATGAATCTGAATTTTTAACCCTATGCCAAGGTGCTTTCAAGCAAGGCTCTAGCTTTGTTAATTGGCGTAAAGGCGGGCACCACTATCATCATCCATTTACTATTCCAACGGGCTACAACGAACTTAATATTCATGCTTGTTGGCAAGCTTTTGCGCCTGACATACCATACGAAGACGCCTTTTCTCTACAATCGACAATGTGTGCAGCAGGCAAGGCGCCAAAGCAAATTGCTACGCCCGACTATGCTCATGTGCTTAATTACGGTTACCACTTTGACGCCACAAAGCTCGTTGATTTATTGAAAAAGCACTGTGTAAACAAGCTGAGCGTTGAACACGTTATAGGCCATATTGCCTCAGTCACTTCACATCCAAATGGCTACATTGAAAAAGTAGTAACAGAATGTGGACAGGAGGTGTTTGGCGATTTGTTTATCGATTGTTCCGGTAACAACGGTTTGCTTATTGATAAACATTTTGATGTTCCGTGGGTACCCGTTAAGTGCGTCATGCTTAACGATAGAGCCATAGCCTTGCAAGTGCCTTACGCAGACAATGATAACGAAATAAAAAGTACCACTGTGGCTACTGCACAAACCTGTGGGTGGACGTGGGATATTTCATTGCAGCACCGGCGAGGTACTGGCCTGGTTTATTCTTCCCAATTCACAAGTGAAGAGCAGGCAAAGCAGGCCCTTATTGACTATGTTTGTGAACGTTATTCTGGTGCAAATGAGCATGAACTTGCCTTTCGCACACTTTCTTTTGAGCCGGGCTACAGGTCACAGTTTTGGGTAAAAAACTGTTTGAGCTTAGGTATGTCTTCGGGGTTTGTTGAACCGCTTGAAGCATCAGCCATTGCCATGGTCGAGCTTGGCTTACGTATGCTCTGTGAGGCGTTTCCGCATAATAAAGAGCACATGGAAATAGTCAGTAAGCGCTATAACACGCGCTTTGCATATCGCTGGCAGCGAGTTATCGACTTTTTGAAGCTACATTATGTTCTTAGTGATAGAGAAGAGCCTTATTGGGTAGCACAGAGAAGTGATGCTTCAATTCCTGAGTCACTCGCTGAGCTGCTTAAACTGTGGAAGTATCAAAGCCCTTCACGCTTAGATCTTATCGAGAACGAAGAAATTTTTCCTTCTGCTAGCTACCAATATGTTTTGTACGGGATGGGCTTTACTACGTTAGGGCCGCCACTACGTTTAAACGAAAAAGATAAGCGTAAAGCCCTGCAAATTAGTGAAACGTTACAAAAGACTAAAAATACCTATTTGCAGGGGCTGCCAACTAATAATGCGCTGCTCAAAGATATCGCAAATCGCTATTACAATGAGCAGAAACACCTTCACTCTTATACTCTACGTCAGGACTATGGCAACGCTTGCGCTTCAAGTGAAGGTGATCGCGCTACAAATTTAAACAACAATACCTCTTCATATAAAAAGGACACCTCATATGGCCGTATCGGGTTTAGATAG
- a CDS encoding HipA domain-containing protein, producing the protein MQTVTLQLFNQGQWWDAATLCFSDERINASCSLYYEHEYIAKVASYELKDCWACSVNAPISIVPKDYPHWPALLDDILPVGKSRDWWLSYLNVSRSDEFQQNYALLTNACMSPVGNLRIKEAVPTEANIDSRRFPIENVISLQYDFLEYANEQGAAVGGATGAGGVAPKLLLMLEDDNVFIDGDFAGKPLTATPYLTKFARNRRSTRDNNILKAEGVFYKALSEILKGTNVSTIDVEKLKILEDKQSGQASLWLPRFDVRIESGVASRIGLESIYSIINAEPGSYQDHFDVMETVWRRINSATQMTKNEFAKQYVVRDFLNIVFGNSDNHGRNISFLKYDGDICFAPIYDFAPMKADEEGVTRLFKWGRSCEVGGHVNFLIIAEQLSDYCEPYEIILFLRQLAEKLIDLPERLKRLHCPDEILNFPAIGFSNTKTKLVAMGVYDG; encoded by the coding sequence ATGCAAACAGTCACACTGCAATTATTTAATCAAGGCCAATGGTGGGATGCTGCTACTTTGTGTTTTTCTGATGAGCGGATCAATGCAAGTTGTTCGCTGTATTATGAGCATGAATATATTGCTAAGGTCGCAAGCTATGAGCTTAAAGATTGCTGGGCATGTTCCGTCAATGCGCCTATTAGCATTGTTCCTAAAGACTACCCTCATTGGCCAGCTCTATTAGATGATATTTTGCCGGTGGGTAAGTCTCGAGATTGGTGGCTCAGTTATCTTAATGTCAGTCGCTCAGACGAGTTTCAACAAAATTACGCACTGTTGACTAATGCTTGTATGTCGCCCGTTGGTAACTTAAGAATAAAAGAAGCCGTACCGACAGAAGCTAATATCGACTCTCGCCGTTTTCCAATTGAGAACGTGATTTCATTACAATATGACTTTTTAGAGTATGCTAATGAACAAGGCGCCGCAGTAGGAGGGGCGACAGGAGCTGGTGGTGTTGCACCAAAACTGCTACTCATGCTTGAAGATGATAATGTTTTCATTGATGGGGACTTTGCAGGTAAGCCGTTGACCGCCACACCTTATTTAACCAAGTTTGCTAGAAATAGACGCTCAACTCGAGATAACAACATCTTAAAAGCTGAGGGCGTTTTTTATAAGGCACTTTCGGAGATTCTGAAGGGGACCAATGTTTCCACCATCGATGTTGAAAAGCTAAAAATATTAGAAGATAAACAAAGTGGCCAAGCTAGTTTATGGCTACCTCGCTTTGACGTCCGCATAGAAAGTGGTGTGGCTAGTCGTATTGGATTGGAAAGTATTTATTCAATCATTAATGCCGAGCCTGGCAGCTATCAAGATCATTTTGATGTGATGGAGACGGTGTGGCGAAGAATAAATTCTGCAACTCAAATGACGAAAAACGAATTTGCTAAGCAATATGTTGTTAGAGATTTTTTAAATATTGTCTTCGGTAACTCAGACAATCACGGCCGCAACATTTCATTTTTAAAATATGACGGCGATATTTGTTTTGCACCCATCTATGATTTTGCTCCTATGAAAGCCGATGAAGAAGGGGTAACCCGTTTATTTAAGTGGGGGCGAAGTTGCGAAGTAGGTGGGCACGTTAATTTTTTAATCATTGCAGAGCAGCTTTCAGATTATTGTGAGCCTTATGAAATAATTTTATTTTTGCGGCAACTGGCAGAAAAACTAATCGACTTGCCTGAGAGGTTGAAAAGATTGCACTGCCCAGATGAGATATTGAATTTTCCGGCGATTGGTTTTAGTAACACTAAAACTAAGTTAGTAGCAATGGGAGTCTATGATGGTTAG
- the pyrE gene encoding orotate phosphoribosyltransferase yields MKAFQRDFIEFAIERGVLKFGEFTLKSGRVSPYFFNAGLFNRGGDLAKLGRFYADALMDAGVEFDVLFGPAYKGIPIATTTAVALADSHKLDVPYCFNRKEAKTHGEGGNLVGSPLEGKVMLVDDVITAGTAIRESMTLIEQQQASLSGVLIALDRQERGNGELSAIQEVERDFGTQVISIVSLADVVAYLIEKGGFDNEINAINAYRQNYGI; encoded by the coding sequence ATGAAAGCGTTTCAGCGTGATTTTATTGAGTTTGCCATTGAACGTGGCGTACTGAAATTTGGCGAATTCACTTTAAAGTCAGGCCGCGTTAGCCCGTACTTTTTCAATGCCGGTTTGTTTAATCGCGGCGGCGATTTGGCCAAGCTAGGGCGTTTTTACGCTGATGCGCTAATGGATGCAGGTGTCGAGTTCGATGTACTGTTTGGTCCAGCGTATAAAGGCATTCCTATTGCGACGACTACCGCCGTGGCACTGGCCGATAGCCACAAGCTTGATGTCCCTTATTGCTTCAACCGTAAAGAAGCGAAGACCCACGGTGAAGGCGGCAATTTGGTAGGCAGTCCGCTTGAAGGCAAGGTTATGCTGGTGGATGACGTAATCACCGCGGGTACCGCTATTCGTGAATCGATGACATTAATTGAACAGCAGCAGGCAAGTTTGTCTGGCGTATTGATCGCATTAGACAGACAAGAGCGCGGTAATGGTGAACTGTCAGCTATTCAAGAAGTAGAGCGTGATTTTGGCACTCAGGTGATTTCTATCGTATCGCTAGCCGATGTGGTGGCTTATCTGATTGAGAAAGGCGGTTTTGATAATGAAATCAATGCCATTAACGCCTACCGTCAAAACTATGGCATCTGA